ATTTTTGTTGTGCCATGAATatataaatgaaaattttgtttaacTAGTTTTATTTCTTAAGTTGGCGATATATTTTGTTAAACTGAATTATTAATTAAAGGATATAGATATAAAAATGTGTAATTAACTAATATTATAATTTCATTAATCAAcattttaaatttcattatttaatattgttttactattaaaaatacttttaatgTTTGAGAATTTATTAATCAACTTTGTTAATcaatattttactttttattaactgaaaattaattttaatttttgggtatttattaattaacttcatcactttattaactaattttttacttttattaatcaagttcattttattattaattatttttaatatctgaacATTTATTAATCAATTTCATCACTTCATTAATcaacttttttatattttattaactttGTTTTACTATGTaaattgtatatttttattttaaaaaatactattacTGTATAATTATGGTGAATAGCATACGATGTAAAtacttgaaaatttctttagccacctccctatggggatcacccccagcgaaaattccaaaatacccctgcttcggaaataaacttccgaagcgcttttttttttaaaaatttccataattcggaagtgcatctccgaaaacacctcatggggggtgtcttcgaaGATGAACTTTCGAAAACACcgcatggggggtgaattcggaagttcatttccgaattatgcagaaactgtgtttttttttttttatgttttatctaaaacagtcttgcattttaattaaacgtaaacgccaaataaaataagcaatagataaactgaaaatactaatatgataaataaacaaaaaaaatactaatccgatgaaaataatatatacaaaccgaaacaaataaaaatagtgtgctaaagatacaatccgaaaacaaaaaataaataaacccgaccactactgggtgtgcctaaccctctcaccctgggccctcctctgccgcctgtaccccgccgcacggcccgcatcagtgacgatcatctccatcacggcgactgcatctggaccgccctgatgaacgacatctcgatccaacgcgtcccgcccaagcatctctatccgctggcagatcggcaggagatcaatggcgtggtcatcctcggcctgctggttctccaggatctcctcatgtgctggcctaggagcgccgggaacgtcgggtctcagcagaggatgggacacccggtagaaccatgtgacgtacccctcctcactgtgccagtcctgtgtgacccgagtgagacggtactcctgcggtaccacatgatgctgccagtcctcccatatggcagtgagctgcactcgggtcactgtgtcgggagctgcctcaaagggtgacctgggtatccgctgcacgaatccgaactaacgcatgcaccgctcagggagataccggaccatgatgccggtcctgcatgccaaccagcctgaatataaagcaatgccgtcaaagggtaCAATCTGAgcatagtcggcgaacggcctccaggtgacgtcgtcgtgcatcgtgcggtccaagtacaaacggtatggtcccaccgaatcgttccccctctggagagcgtatctggcggccctgggcatggcgtccacgtatgcaggatcgatgtgaaagccgtggatgcgggagaagtaggagatgatccagctctgaaacagaaacacgataatgtattaaaaataaatacgaaacataaataaataaataaatacgataatgtgttaaaataaaacgtaccgtaagtagtgtgcaggatccgaccaactgcctcgtcctccagttggaggcctcattcagcttctggtagaggtatgccagagtagctgccccccagttccactggtgaacggtatccaggtccatgaagtagcggaggtaggtcacgtcgacgtacctgtcactcttatccacaaagcatgcagtgcctaccacatgcatgtaccagcaccggagagcgcagtcgcggtgatactgtgtgaatagctcgtcaccctcaccctcagcctcggcagccgcgtccaggtggtgctcaaaataagtgctcagtgtggtgaaccggacatgaggcccagatgtcgtgacacactcaaagtgagcaacctcgtgctccatgcccaaataaagcgtcatccactcaatggcttcgaccctctggatccgggagtggtgcaacagtggccccctaataggcaggtggagaagacactgcacgtcgtgcaaggtgatcgtcatctccccaaccggcaggtggaaagaggacgtctccttgtgccagcgctccacaaatgccccctgcatgccggtgctgatggtggtgtaacccgtcatgcagagcccacaaagccctgaacctcgcacatggtcgttaaaccactcagctgttggtttaaacagactaaaTATCTTCcgagcgtggttcaccattttcaacggctctcgctcctgttgaaaaaaaaaacaaataaacgacatatattaaataagcgacatatattaaataagcgacaaataaacggttaaactataaaaaatggtgacaattaaacggttaaattaaaaaatacctctccctcccagatccgccgagcgacgtgatcgtggtagtgaatcagcacagaggtgtcaaagggccctcccggatagccgtcctcctgctcatcctcctccccggctggagggtcaacttccggtaccccctccggctcgtggtaagtcactgccgccacctcctcctcctcctcctctcgctggcgggaagaagatgcccgagccatccgactcctagatcctaaaccagatgtaccctctcccacgtccacgagaactcgcacacggcgtccccggccctgcccccgtccctgggtcggcgccagctgcgccgccgcccgctcgcgtctagccgacgcagtctatgactctctcccctgtctgatgcgtgctggttggttgcctgacatgttcctgtaaacaatcgaaatcgattaatatgcgaggcaaatgaaaaaacaaaaaaaaaatgaacttttggtacagttcggaagttcatttccgaaaactgggatggaggtgttttcggaaatgaacttccgaaacacccctgcgcagacctTCAATAcagcctccaatggcagacccaaaaaacctaaaccaaaactacttttatgcctactaaacatcctaatatcagtactaacctatcttaatgtgattttttctgtttctaaacaccctattagagtttattcaaatagatctaaaacttgaaaaaacaatgtagaacttaccaattagtgtttgatgatgagtttggaagaagacttgggaatgctctttgatcttacacttgattttggcagaaaatttgaagaggggttgtgttttgatttgagttagggtaaatgaatgggggagggggagtgttttgttaaatctgcagaacgtgcagtatttcggaagtgaacttccgaaatgctgttttcggaaatgaacttccgaaataagacaattttttcaaaaaaaaaggcgctttcggagatgcatctccgaaaacgcctttttcttgcatttcggaaatgaacttccgaagtcaggggtagtttgggtttttcaccagaggtggactagaaggttgggaggtctataGAGAAATTTCCAAATACTTTATGTAAAAAATGAGGGTAAACATagcattgtttttgttttttttttaaatatgcattttttaattattattttttatccatGTTTAgtcataaaataatttaaaaatcacaatttaaaaaaattagaatctTTTCTAATTTGTTATCCCTGTTTTGGATTGGTTGTTATTTGTCATAATTGTTTGTTAATTGGTCGCAAAGTGTCATATTTGTTTAAATGGTTGCAATGTATCATACTTGTTTCGAATTAGTCGCAATTTATCATTCTCGTTTTTTATTGGTCGTGTTCAGTcacaatttcatttttttctttcttagttGACCTAAAAATCCCTATATATAGAAACTCAATTTTTCACCAGGGAAACATGAATTTTACAGTAGAAAAAACTCTCTAAAATCCCCCGCTCACTAATCCCTACCACTAATCTTCATCCTAATCTCCAAACATAACCTCCATATTTGCATGTTGTATTTTCTTAAAAATTGGTCAAAGTGGGAGTTTGTTATTACATATGATTGACAATATTTTATAGGCAACATGTAAAGCAAGATGTTTTGTCAATGTGGAGACATCCTACCTTTATATGGTTAAGACACTTCAATAAGAAAGTAAGATGTTAAATATAATGTTCTTAGTCTTGCTTTGGGTTGCTTCACGCGCAAGCTAATAGTAATTCTCACGCTTTTAAGTATTTGTTTCCTTGCATATATAAACAAGGATTTGGCTTTTCTGTGCTTTTTGGATTAAGAAAAGTTTATTCATAATCTCTTTTAGCAAGATTAAATTTGAGAAATTCTGATTTGTTCAAGATTTAATTAATCAAGGTTTTTCAATCAACATTATTAAAGGTTGGTTTCTTGCACTTTTAAAAAGTCCAGCCATGTTCAAGACCTAAATCCTAATAGGCTTGAAGTTGAATTATTGTTGCTATTTAAAAAGGCATTCTTCATTGTGAATACTCAAACATTGCATGACTAAGCTTGGCATGTTGATTTGTTTTGATTCTCGTGTTTGTTTTTATATAATACTTCATTCCTACATATTAATCATAAGTTAGGAGAATAGAGTATTTGAGTTGTAAGTTTATTCCATTATTCATATACTAGTGTAACTGTTCAAATTCTTAGGAGAGTGTTTGAGTGAAAGTGAGAGGGGTCTCATATTCAAGGGGAGTATAGATCGAAGTTCACGGGTAGTATTAGGAAAAGAGGCATTGAACTAGCAGAGGTTAAATCAGACCAATTTGTACTTCTGACTATTAAGAGTGAATTTTATTTCTTTGAGTTAACGCTCTCTAGACGTAGGTGACTTTGCACAAAACTAAATTACTAATTCCTATGTTATTTATATTCAACctttattttattaactatgcATTATACTTGCCATACACATTCTTCAAACATTAGGTCTGGAATTTTATTATACTTAGaaccaaattaaaaaaaagttataaaaaatataaatattcagaagttttttgaaaaaattattaataacttttttaaaaacactgtaaataataaaaatataatattttagttaTAAATTATACCACTTTTAAAAAAGTGCTGGAACTTTCtctcaaattatttttaataaggttttataattaatttgtttaaaattaCTTAATAAAGTATCAAACAAACTTAAAATTGTACAATTTGTAAAGttaatcaatttaataaaataatattgacTTGGCAATAAAAATAGTGAAATTTAGTATTTATAATCAATTATGAAATAAAATAGGTTATataaaactaacataaaaatatatttaaatttagttgaaaaattgttttattttggaaTGAAACGGAAAAAAAACTGAGCTGTATGTTTTGCATGTGACAACGCAAGTTTCAGTATTTTATCTTATTGGGTTTGCACTTTGATTTTCTGACTCAATAACGTCTTTTACAACCAATGaaataaaaaagttaagttgattttttttttttttttttttaactttgaggAAAATgtacctaaaatttaaaaataatcttacatattttattttgtttgacaACGCTGGTCTCCATAACTAATTCTTTAATAAGTttttatatatacacatataaaaaggaaaatttagttaaataataatacttttgtttttgtttttttaaaacaaatcaaattaaaccatattattatctaataaattcaattttaaaattgttggttttctattgatttatatTTTTTCTGCTCCAAAACAAGTTAAGAAAATGTATAAGAGAACAATTAGGTGGGCTGttgtaaaaataaaacaatatttattttgaactatttttattatattaaaataactgTTAATCTAAAATATTTGGAaacaattttacttttttttttaactttgagaaaagtgtagcaaaaattttaaaatagtttgCATATTTTATTTTGTGTGACAGCATCAGTTATCATAATTCATTTTTTGTGAATAaatccaaaaatatcattcttaCAACTTCTGAGGTTTTATTCTGCTCTCTTTGATTTACATCAATTTTTAGTACTTTTGTTGTTTTGTCATTGGATTATACCTTTTCCGCTCTATAAcaatttgattttttgttttttaatatttcatcaattttttattttataaatgtcATTTTTCTAATGAATTTTTcgtttatttttaatgttatttctaaaattttaattaattttatttactgTTTCATCAAAATTACTTCAAataatttatcataaaaaaaaagtcaaatgaACTTTACATAACTAAgagtattataattaaaaaaagtaattattatataaaaattgcaaaatttagaaacttttttaaCATGGGTAAAATGTCCAAAAAGGATACTTAAAAAATAGAtggagtaaaaataaataaaaaatacattaataatttgATGGActgttataaaaataaaacaacacttattttaaatttttatatactatttttgtCAAGATTAAAATCGTAATTAAATAGTTTATACTAATTTAAGACAGGTCCTCTATGCCTTGACCATTTTAATAAGTGAGATAAATTCTTTTTAAATGCATAAATTTGTTTACACATTGAATAGATAAGTTTTATCCTTTTATTGAAAGAATATATTTGATCCGAGAGTACTTGAATGAGATGACATATGTCTTTTTAGTTTAATCAGAGGTCTTGAGTTCGAATtcagtcatatatatatatatatatatatatatatatatatatatatatatatatatatatatatatatatatatatatatatatatatatatatatatatatatatatatatatatatatatatatatatatatatatataaagtagtattaaattttttttagagaaaattTGTTGTCTATTATGATCTTACAAGGTTAAAAAGTTAATCTTTGTAGTTGTGCCTAAAAATTACCCgatttatacaaaattaaaattgcatTTCAAACAAAATATTTCCGAACACATTTAAATATATAATCCATAATGAAGTGTAGATTTCCAAGACAAAACAGGCacgattaaataaaaaattatgacatAAGAACTGAACAAATATTATTAATAAGAAGGAAATTAAAAGTTACAAAGAAAAAAAAGCCACTTATTATGGTGATAGACTAGATTGTAGCTTAATTTGTCCATACATTTTGACACACATGACTCAAAGTCTCACTTATATAAACTCAAACGAAGTTTCACATCAACTTCTCCATTATCAGCAGAAACACTAGGCACAGTCATGGAAGTGCTAGATTCACCTCTATAAGCTTTCTTTGGAAAATGATTGAGAGTTTCGTTGTTTCTTGTAGAAACAAATTTTTTGGGATTTGAAGTTGGTTTCTTTCTTCTAAAACCATGCACATATGAAGCTGGTAGATGTTTGAATAAGCTACGTGCATAGGATTGAACTTGTTGTGGTGTCTTGTGGCAAACATAGTGTTTTGCTATTTTGCTCCATTTCGCTTTTCCATATTCAATCAGCCCCATCACAAATAAGCTAACACAATAAAACAACACTTGTATTACATAATGACATTTATTAGAGAAGAAAAAATTGGTCTTTAAAAATAGATATTAGAGACGAAAATCAATAAAATTGACCATTAAATTAAACATCTTTAATATTTAGTGACAAAATCAGGGATTTTACTTTTtcgatctattttttttttttacaaagtaaAGTGAGatcatgaaaataaaatataaaactaaatttAAGGTTGAGAGATGCAATTACTCATGTTCTTCTTGAGACCAAGGGATCCTCGGCCTAACTCCATTTGAATATGGGAAGTTATTTGGTCCAGGTAACGGTTGGAGAATCGCAATTAGGCTACCACCGTGCATACCATGTTGGGGCATAGTTGCAACCTAGGAGGTGTTATCGTTGAATTCTGATGGTGGTGAGACCCACACATTAGTTTGGTGTTGATGGTGATGTATATGATTGTGAAGATTAGGATTGGTTAAAACATAATCATAGTTAAGGATCATTGGTACATTAGAAGAAGATATGTGTGGTGATAGAGAGGAATCATGAGATTTTGTAAGATCAATGATCTCAACAAGAGACATTTTTGTTGAAGAAAGGTATAAGAAGATCTTAAGGATAGGTGATCAAACAATGCATTGGAGTGTGCTTGAGTCTTGATTTATATAACTCCgcaaatttttttcttcaatttattaaaatgcccataatttttttgttttattacaaTTGCTTAGGTTATCGCAttaaatgttaatttatttaatcttttGACATTATTTTGATAGATTACGTTTATCTTTGAACGCACACAGAAACGGTGTTGTGAGTGTGTCTGAAGCTTAGAGTCAAACTTTTCGTCCCCCATATCATGCCACAATAAAAAGTATATTTTCAAGTACACGTAAATGACGTTTCACACACGTTATTATATATAAGAAATAATGGTCTAGAAGAAAAACTAACTAAAGAtaagaattaaataaattttgatttaaaataggAAAAATGAGAAAGTAAGATCTTTTTATATCTTCGTGCAACATCATCATATAATTTCACAAAAAAAGTTAGTGAATCCAGATATTATAGTTTTGTGCTAAGTGTAACTTCTATTGTGAGTGCATAATACACACAAACACAATTCATATGTTCATCGGTTACCTGAAGATGATTATATAAGgctctattattaatattattatttttatgcaaTGCCTATGTATAGTTGACATATCATGAGGAATTGTATTTATGATTTTAAAAGTACTTTTAAGTTTGGAAAGTTGTCAAAAATTATCCCTCCATTCCTAGTATAATTGTTCAGGTGTTAATCAATCACATCTTGAAGATGCATGGGATGAATAATAAAAAGAAAGTTCTATATGGTTGAGGGTGTTAATCAACCAAATCTTGAAGATGCATGAGATGAAGATAGTAAAAAGAAAGTTCTATATGATAAGAAGgccaaaattattatagcatccgCCTTAGGGATGAGCAAATTCTTCAAAGTGTCAAATTGTCAAACGGCtaaaaaaatatgagaaatttTAGAATCACACACACGAATGAACAAAAGAAGTGAAATGATCTATACTAAACACTCagacacactctctctctctctctctctctctctctctctctctctctctctctctcaagaaTATGAGATGTTATAATACTACCAGGAAAAAAGATTTTATACTTGCAAAAGAGATTTAGCCATTTGAAAAACCATTTAACCGATCTTGGAAAAACCTTCACCAACAATGAACTAAATTTAAAGGTCCTTAGATCCTTAACAAGGGCATAGCAATCGAAAGTGATGAAGATTTTAGAAAAGAAAATTCTATCCAAGATGACATTGGTTGAATTATTCGAAAATTTACAAGAACATGAAATAAAACTTGATCGACTGGAGAAAAATATGAAGGACATGAATATAAAGTTGGATACCTTTCCTTAAAgactaaataaaaatattatgataGTGATAAAGAAGAAGATTCTCAATCTAGTAGTGACAAAAATGATAAAGATATAGAAATACTAATCAAGCAGATtgaaaaattctttaaaaaaggCAAATCAATAAAACTTGGTCAAAGAAATAAGTTTAACGAAGCATCAAGTTTAAGACACAAAATCAAGTGCTTTGAATGTGAAAACACTACTACAGAAAAGAAATATCACAACGGTTGGAAGAGAGATACCACAACGACTGACTAACCGTTTTGAAGTAAGGAGTGGTTATAAATATGATGCTTTTAATCTTTGTCGGGCGACCATGATTATAAGTCAAGTAGTGCGCTACCTACAACAACGGCTATATTAAACAACCATTATTGTacgtcttttaataaaataaaaaattgtaccagtagaacaacaagaacaataacaagaacaataacaacaacaagattaacaacaacaacaacaagaaaaccaacaacaagaacaagaacaagaacaagaacaagaacaagaacaagaacaagaacaagaacaagaacaagaagaagaagaagaacaagaagaagaacaagaacaacaacaagaaaaacaacaagaacaacaataagaACAGCAAAAAGAACA
This DNA window, taken from Vicia villosa cultivar HV-30 ecotype Madison, WI unplaced genomic scaffold, Vvil1.0 ctg.002131F_1_1, whole genome shotgun sequence, encodes the following:
- the LOC131637979 gene encoding transcription factor SRM1-like, whose product is MPQHGMHGGSLIAILQPLPGPNNFPYSNGVRPRIPWSQEEHDLFVMGLIEYGKAKWSKIAKHYVCHKTPQQVQSYARSLFKHLPASYVHGFRRKKPTSNPKKFVSTRNNETLNHFPKKAYRGESSTSMTVPSVSADNGEVDVKLRLSLYK